CCGGTCGCCCGCCGTAATGAACGCGTCCTCAAGGGGATTGCGCTTTTCGCCGGAGCGTTTATGCCCCGGGCGTGTATCTGTGCAACATGGGCGCGGCTTTTGACCGCGCCGCACTACTTGGGCTGCAAAACGAAGTTGCCCGTGGCGTCAACCTTGTAGGTGCGGTAGAACTCGCCCACGCGGTCGCCCTTGGCATCAAAACCAAGATTGCCGGAAAGTCCGGGCATACCCTTGAGTTCCTTGAGCCATGCGGCCATTTCCTTGGGAGTGTCCTTGCCGGCTTCAAGCGCGCCATCAATAACCTTGAAAGCATCGCCAGCCAGCACGGCCCACACGGAAACAGGCACGGTGTTGTACTTGGCCTTGAAGGCCTTGAGAAAGTCCTTGGCTTCAGGCGTGTCCATATCCTGCGGCAGCGGCGGGCTGATGAAGAAATAGCCCGTGGCGGCTTCGTTACCAGCGATCTTGACCAGATCCTGATGGTTGGCGGCATCGCCGCCCATCATGGGAACGTTCCAGCCCATTTCTCTTTTCTGCCGCAACAGCATGCCGGTTTCCGGGTAGTAACCGGTAAAGAACACGAGGTCGGGATTGGCAGCCTTAAGCTTGGTCAGAATGGCGGTGTAGTCGCGCTCTCCGGGGGTAAGAGCATCGTAAAACACTACTTTCATACCGTCTTTTTCAAGCACTGCCTTGGTTTCTTCCGCCAGGCCCTTGGCATACGAAGAATTGTCGTGCAGCAGGGCCACGGCCTTGTAGCCGCCCTTCTTGATGGCTTCGGCGGCGGATTTGCCCTGCGCGTCGTCACGCGGGCAGGTGCGGAAAAAGAGCTTCAAGCCCTTTTCCGTAAGGCGCACGCTGGTGGAGCCAGTGCCGATCTGCACCAGTTCAGCCTCGTCCAGAATGCTCTGGCTGGCCTCGGTCACGGCGGAGCCGTAGGTGCCGATAACTGCCACAACTCCGGCGGAAGCAAGTTTCTGCGCGGCCAGCGCGGCAGTGCGCGGGTCGCCCGCGTCGTCTTCGACAACCAGCTGAACCTTGCGGCCCTTGATGCCGCCCTTGGCATTCACATCGTCAACCAGCAGGGTAACGATGTTCTTCATATCCAGGCCTTCGGAAGCCCATTTGCCCGTAAGCGGGCACATAAGGCCAACCTTGATGTCACCAGCCAGCGCCGCAACAGGCACAAGCAGGGTAAGGGCCAGAGCCCCAAGCCAACGACCAAGTGCTTTCATGAACTACCCCCGTCAGGTATGCAAATATTGTGAGCAACGAACAAGCTTACCCTAAAAATGAAGAAAGAAAAAGCCCCCAGTATCGCCGGGCCGCGCATTGCCGCACACAGACGCAACCCGGCAAGGGCAATTGGGCTGCGTTATAACCATACGGCCTTGCGCGGCAGTTGTAATCAGGTATGAGTACTTGCGGCTGGTTTATACAGCAAAGCAGTGTGAGCCTACTCAGGCCGCCATGGTAACTTGGACGATTGTAACACGATGCTCACACGAATATTTCAGATTGGTCAAATTCTTCATGTATTATTAGCCCACTAACAAATATGTCGTATTTAGCACATCGTTAAGTCGATAAGTCTGAAAACAAAAGTGGCACGCGCTCGACAGCCAAAAAATAATGGGATAAGGTAAAGCTGTAAAAACAGAGAAGACCTTTATTTTCTTAAATGTTTTTCTGTTGCGGTTCTCGCTGTCAGAGGTTCGGCTGTTTCAGTTTCTCTCTGCGCCCTTTCCGCCGTACCTTCCCGCAAGCATTGCCGCAACTTGGGCCGCTCAGCATTGTCTGGCGGTCAGGCGGCGATTGCGCCCTTCCTCTTCCCGCAGCATTCGCCATCGCGCTTCATAATGGGCGCCAAGGAGGCCGTATGCGGTTCAGCTTTGACAAGGCAGCTTGCCAGAACACGCGCAGGGCGCTGCACCGGGAGTGGCTGCTCGCCAACGAAAGGGGCGACTGCTCCGGCAGCAGCATTTTGTGCTGCAACACGCGCAAATATCACGGCCTGCTTATCGTCAACACGCCGCATGGTCGGCATGTGCTGCTCTCCGCCCTTGAAGAATCGGTGTGCGGCGGCGACAGGGAATTCTTTTTTTCCACCCGCCAGCATCCCGGCACGCTCTATCCCAACGGGCACGAGTATCTTGAAGCCTTTCAGCTCGACCAGTGGCCGCAGAGCACCTATCGGGTGGGCGAAGTCAGTCTGAGCCGCGAGGTGCTGCTCGCGCGGGATAAAAGCCTGCTGTTGGTGCGCTATGAACTGCGCGGGCCGGAGGATATCCCCCCGCTTACTCTGCGCCTCAAGCCCTTGCTGGCCTACCGGAATATTCACGCGCTCACGCGGGCTAACCCGGCCCTGCGGGCTGATACCGTTGCCATGCCAGGCGGTTTTGCCGTTCGTCCCTATGAAAGTTTGCCGCCCCTGTATATTCAGGCCGCCGGGGATTCCGGCAAGGTTTGCTCGAGGGCTGTGAATGCCGAGGGCGCGGCGACCAGCGAAAAATGTGGGCCGCATGCCGCCGCCAGTTTTGTGGCCGAGCCGGACTGGTGCCTCAATGTGGAATATTTTGAAGAGCGTGAGCGTGGTTTTGACGACAGTGAAGACCTCTTCATGCCCGGCACGCTTGAAATAGCTTTGCCGCCGCTGCCGCAGGGTGGTTACGTGTATGTGGCGGCTGGCACGGAAGCCTGCGGAGAAAACCTGCGCGCCCTATGGGAGACGGAAAGCCGCGCCCGCACAGATGCCCACCTTGCAGGCGGCGGCCTTGCCGGGCAACTGGCGCAGGCTGGCGGCCAGTTTTGCATCACGACGCCTTCTGGCAGATCCACCGTGATTGCCGGGTATCCCTGGTTTGACGACTGGGGGCGCGACACGCTTATCAGCCTGCCGGGGCTGGCCTTTTACGCTGGACGCGAAGAATTTGGTCTGCGCGTTCTGGCCGAGGTGGGGCGGAATATCCGCAATGGTCTTGTGCCCAACATGTTTTCGGAGTCGGGCGAGCATGCCTACAATACAGTAGACGCATCCCTGTGGTATGCCTTTGCCCTGCAACAGGTGCTTGCCACTGTCCCCGATGGTCTGGCCTGGGCGCGGCAACATGCCTGGGATGCCCTGAAAGCCATCATCAAGGGCTACCGCAATGGGCCGGGCATGGGCATCTTTGTGGGTGCCGAGGGCCTGCTGCATGCGGGCGATGCCCACACCCAGCTCACCTGGATGGATGCCCAGGTGAACGGCTGCCCGGTCACTCCCCGGCACGGTTGCCCCGTGGAAATCAACGCTCTCTGGTATAACACGCTTGCCTTTGCCGACAGCCTTGCCGCCGCATTTCAGGAGCCGCTGCTCACAGGCGAGCGCCAGCGTGCCGCCATGCGCGATGCGTTTCTGCGCCGCTTCTGGACAACCGAGGAGGGCGGCTATCTGGGTGACGTGTGGCGCAACGGACAACTCGACCGAAGCGTGCGTCCCAATCAGATATTTGCCGTGTCCCTGCCGCATGCCGTGCTTGCGGACGATTTTCAGCCGCAGGTTGTGGAATGCGTGCGCAACAGGCTGCTCACGCCTTTTGGCCTGCGCACCCTTGCCCCTGACGCCGCCGCTTACAAAGGCAGGTACGAAGGCAATGGCGAGAGCCGCGATGCCGCCTACCATCAGGGCACGGTCTGGCCTTGGCTGCTGGGCCATTACGCAGATGCGCTGCTGCACACTGCCTGGGATATGGACGGGGCTGTTCAGGGTTTGCTTGATATGGTTACGCCCCTGTTTTGCCAGCATCTCTGCGAAGCCGGGCTTGGCAGCATTTCAGAAGTTTTTGACGGCTCCCCGCCTTACAATCCCGGCGGTTGCACCGCCCAGGCCTGGAGCGTGGCCGAGTGTCTGCGCATGCTCAAAAAACTGCAAAAGGCCGCGCCGGATGTTTACACCCAATGGGAGCAAAGGGTGGCGCATTGTCTGGCCCATCCCGCATCCGGCGACAAAGCCGGCGTATGCAGGGCAACCATGACTCTGGGCGTGTCCGCGCCCGGCAGTGAAGAATAAGGGTTTAGCCATGCGAGTGCTTATGTTTGGCTGGGAATTTCCGCCCCACATCAGTGGAGGCCTGGGAACGGCATGCTTTGGTATGACGCAGGCTCTGGCAAAAAAAGGGGCGGAGATCATTTTTGTTCTGCCGCGGGTAGAAGGCGGCAGCGGGCAGAACAGTTTTTTGCGTCTGCGGGGGGCTTCGGGCACTCCGGTTGCGCCCCAGCTTGCGGAAAGCATGACGCAGGCCGGGCATGAACTCTGGGCCAGCAGCATCCGCTGCCTGCCAGTGGAAAGCCCACTTGTTCCGTACCTCACGCCGCAAGGCTATGCCGAAGCGCTGGAAAATCTGCGGCATGAGCCAGCCAATGCGGCGAGTACGCGCGCTTTTGCGCCGCATGCGGGCCATGCTGCCTGCAAAGGCGAAATCACATTTGAGCTGCACGGCGGTTACGGGCCTGACCTCATGGCCGAGGTGCAGCGTTACAGCCGTCTTGCCGGGGCCATTGCCGTGCATGAACAGTTTGACGTCATCCACGTGCACGACTGGATGACCTATCCTGCGGGCATGATGGCCAGGGCGCTGACAGGCAAACCGCTGGTGGCGCATATCCACGCTACGGAATACGACCGCAGCGGCCTGAACATCAACGAACAGGTGGCGGGCATAGAACGCGCCGGGCTGAACGCAGCCGATGTGGTCGTAGCCGTAAGCCGCCTGACCCGCAAGACCGTCATTGAACGCTACGGCGTAGCGCCCGAAAAGGTGGTGGTAGTGCACAATGCCGTTGCGCGGCATGAGGCCGGGCGCTGCTATCTTGTGCCTCAACGGATACGGCATGAAAAGCGCGTATTGTTCCTCGGCCGTGTGACATTCCAGAAAGGGCCGGAATACTTCATGGAAGCGGCCCGCCTTGTGCTGCAAAAAATCCCCAATGTCCGCTTTTTCATGGCTGGCAGCGGAGACATGCTGCCAGCGTTGATCCGCAGGGCAGGGCAGTTGCGCATGGGGCGGCGCTTCCATTTTGCCGGATTTTTGCGCGGCGAGGATGTGGACCGTATGTTCGCCCTCAGCGATCTTTACGTCATGCCTTCAGTTTCCGAGCCTTTCGGCATAACGCCGCTGGAGGCCATGCTTTACGATGTGCCCGTGCTGCTCTCGCGCCAATCGGGTGTTTCAGAAGTGCTGGAACACGCCCTCAAGGCCGACTTCTGGGATACACGCGACATGGCCGACAAAATCTGCGCCGTGCTGCGTTATCCCTGCCTTGCCGCAGAGTTGGTGAAAAACTGTCGCGAAGAAATGAAATCCATCCGATGGGAAAATGCCGCTGACCAATTGCTGACCATTTACCGGGATGTCCTTGGAGGTCACTGATGCCTGCGCTATGTCTGTGTTTCAATATACATGAGCCGTACCAGTTCCGCCGCTACACGGTTTTCGATATGGGGCAGAGCTCCGTTTACGAGGACGATGACCGCAACTGCGAAACCATGTTGCGCGCGGCGCGCCTGTGCTATTTGCCAGCCGCAGAAATGCTGCTCAGGCTTGTGCGCCGCCATGAAGGCGCATTTGCGGTGTCGTTGTGCGTTTCGGGCATCGCCCTGGATCTTTTTGAGCAGTACGCCCCTGAAGTGACAGAAAGCCTGTGCGCCCTCGCGGCTACGGGCTGCGTGGAATTTGTCGCCGAAACTTCAGCGCATTCGCTGGCCTTTTTGTATTCACGCGAGGAATTTGACAGGCAGGTCAAGGCGCAGAGCGCGCGCATCAAAAAACTGTTTGGCAAAAAACCCACCACCTTCATGCATACGGAATGCGTGTTCAACAATGACCTTGCCGCCGCCTTGCAACAGCATGGTTTTAAAACCGCACTGGCCGAGGGTGCGGATCAGGTGCTTGGCTGGCGCAGCCCCAATTGGGTGTACCGCCCGGTTTCCGCTCCCAAGATGAATCTTTTGCTGCGCAACACGGCCCTTTCTGACGACATGGGGCTGCGCTTTGGCGACAGGGCCTGGAGCGATTGGCCCCTCACTGCCGACAAGTTCGCCTCGTGGTGCCACAGCTTGGGCGACAAAGCGGATGTGATCAATATTTACAATGATTTTCATATATTCGGCCTGCGTCATGGGCAGGATTCGGGCATCTTCGATTTTATGTCGGCCCTGCCCGAGGCCCTGCTGCGCGACAACCGCTTCAGGTTTGCCACGCCTGGCTCCATTGCCGGAAAGCGCGCCCCCGCCGGAGAGGTGGACGTGCCCCAGTTCGTATCATGGGAAGAAAGCGGCCACGATCTGACCTCGTGGCTTGGCAACGACATGCAGAAAGACGCCATCCACACGCTTTACAGCCTGGCCGCCAGGGTGAGCGCCAGCGGCGACAAGATGCTGTTGCACGACTACGAGCGCCTGCAAACCGCCGACCATTTCCGGCATATGTCCACCAAGTGGTTTTCCGGCCCACGGCAGGACAGGCCCAGCCCCTTTGACAGTCCCTATGACGCCTACATCACCTATATGAACGTGCTGGCAGATTTTGAGCTGCGCCTTGAAGCCGCAGAACTGGCAGGTAAAGAGCACAAGCCCCGCAGAGCACGCAAAAGCAATGTCCGTTCCGGCACGGATGCGTCTGTTTAAGCCAATCGGCCTTTCCATAAGGAGAAATCATGAATTTAGATAACAGCACCGTCACGTTGTTTGAGGTCAGTTGGGAAGTCTGCAACAAGGTGGGGGGCATTTACTCTGTGGTCAGCAGCAAGGCACTGCAGGCTGTGGAGCAGTTTGGCGAGGACTATTTTCTCCTTGGCCCGTCCCTGGCGGAAAATGTGGGTTTTGAAGAAACGGACGAGAATATCTGGGATTCGCTCCGTCTGGCATTTGCCACAAAGGATCTCAAATGCCGCATGGGGCGCTGGAATATTCCCGGTCGCCCCAAGGCCATTCTGGTGGATTTTGCCAAACGTTATTCCAGCAACCAGCTTTTGTACGATCTGTGGAAAAATTACGGTGTGGATTCGCTTTCCGGCGGGTGGGACTATATTGAACCCGTCATGTTCGCCACGGCTTGCAGTGCGGTTATCGCGGCCATTCATGAAAGCCGGGTGGAACCCCTTGAAGGACGCAGCGTTGCCCTGTTCCACGAATGGATGTGCGGCGCGGGCCTGCTTTCACTCAAAAAAATGTCACCCGGCATAGGCACGGTATTCACCACCCATGCCACCATGCTCGGGCGGGCCATGGCCGGAACCGGGCGGGATATCTATTCCAACCTGCGCAGCATCAACCCCGCCAACGAGGCCGCAGCCCTGAACATCACGGCCAAGTGGTCGCTTGAGGGGGCCAGCGCGCGCGAGGCGGACGTGTTCACCACCGTCAGCCCCATCACCGGGGAGGAATCCACGGTGCTGCTGGGGCGGCAGCCTGATGTCATCACCACCAACGGTCTGGATATGCGGGTTATCCCCGATTATTCCATAGACCGCTCCCGCCCTGCGGAACACCGGGCGCGCATAGTGGAGGCATCCAACCGCTTTCTGCGTTGCGAACTGCCCGCCAACACACGTATTTTCGCCATTTCCGGCCGCTATGAAATGCACAACAAGGGCGTGGACATCTTTCTTGATGCCCTGGCAAAACTTGAGCAGAGCCTCGCGGGCACGGACGCTTCCATTCTGGCCCTGTGCCTTGTAATGGGCGGGCATACGGGCGTTAATGCCGCTGCGGTTTCTGGCGACCCCGAGGCCAACGATAACGGCCTGCCCTTTATCTGCACGCATTTCGCCTGGAACGCGCCGCAAGATCCGATTCTCAATGCCTGCCATCGGTTGGGTCTGAACAACAGCCCGGAAAACAGGGTCAAGGTCATCTTTGTGCCAGCCATGCTCAATGGGGAAGACGGCTTTTTGAATATGCCCTACGATGATGTCATGTCGGCCTGCGATGTGGGTTGCTTCCCCTCCTGGTACGAGCCGTGGGGGTATACGCCGCAGGAAAGCGCGGCCTGGGCCGTGCCCACCATTACCACGGACCTTTCAGGTTTTGGCATGTGGGCGCGCACACAGTTGCAGGAGGGGGCCGCTGCGGGCAAAGGCGTGTGCGTCATGCCCCGCCGGGGCATGAACTTTGAGCAAAGCGCCACAGTGCTGCACGAGCATCTGATCCGCGCCGCCACCTGCGCAGTGGATGATTTGCCTCAATGGCGCGCGGAGGCACGCGCGCTGGCGGAAAAATCATCGTGGCAGTTCTTTTTTGAAAACTACGTCAGGGCTTTTGAGATAGCCTTCAAAAAGGCCTCCACCCGGATTAACTGTGATTGCGGGCATGCGGCTCTGGCGAGGGTGCTTTCCACATCGTGTTCCGCCACGCCATTTTTGCGGCCCATAATGGCTGTTGCCGAGGTGCCGGAAGAGCTCTCCCGCCTGCGCGACATTGCCCACAATGTGTGGTGGTGCTGGCACGACAAGGCCAAGGCACTGTTCATGGCCCTGAGCCCCTCCCATTGGGAAAGCTGGCGTAATCCGCTCAAGATGCTTGAGCAGGCCGACCCGGAGCGCTTCCGGGATCTGCTGGAAAATGAAGACTACATGAATCTTTACCGTGAGGTCGTCGCCAAGTTTGACGCCTACATGGCCGAACCCATCCGCTCGCTCAGCACGGATGTTACGCCAGAAGCCCCCATTGCCTATTTTTCCACAGAATACGGCCTGAGCGAATCCATCCCCATTTATTCCGGCGGCCTGGGCGTCCTCTCTGGCGATCATCTCAAGTCTGCCTCGGATATGGCTATCCCCCTGGTAGGCGTTGGGCTTTTATACAAAAATGGTTACTTCCGGCAGGATATAGACGCCGATGGACGGCAGGTGGCCCAGTATCCCGTCAACAACTTCGGCCTCATGCCCATTTCGATGGTCTACGATGCAGAGAATCAGCCGGTCTATGTGCAGCTTGAACTGCCGGGCCGTCTGCTGTTTGCAAGGGTGTGGAAGATGGCCGTGGGGCGCATAACCCTGTACCTCATGGATACTGACACCCGCCGCAACACGGACGAAGACCGCCGCATTACCGACAAGCTCTACGAGGCCAACCGCGAGGTACGCTTGTTGCAGGAAATGCTGCTGGGCATGGGCGGCATGCGGCTGTTGCGCACGATGCGCATAATGCCCAGCGTTTTCCATATGAATGAAGGGCATTCGGCCTTTATGGCCATGGAACGCCTCCAGGAATGCCTGAGCACGGGCATGAACTATGCCGAGGCAACTGTGCGGGTGCGCTCCAACACGGTGTTTACCACGCACACGCCCGTGCCTGCTGGCAACGAATCTTTTTCTCTGGAACTGATGGAACGG
Above is a window of uncultured Desulfovibrio sp. DNA encoding:
- a CDS encoding branched-chain amino acid ABC transporter substrate-binding protein, producing the protein MKALGRWLGALALTLLVPVAALAGDIKVGLMCPLTGKWASEGLDMKNIVTLLVDDVNAKGGIKGRKVQLVVEDDAGDPRTAALAAQKLASAGVVAVIGTYGSAVTEASQSILDEAELVQIGTGSTSVRLTEKGLKLFFRTCPRDDAQGKSAAEAIKKGGYKAVALLHDNSSYAKGLAEETKAVLEKDGMKVVFYDALTPGERDYTAILTKLKAANPDLVFFTGYYPETGMLLRQKREMGWNVPMMGGDAANHQDLVKIAGNEAATGYFFISPPLPQDMDTPEAKDFLKAFKAKYNTVPVSVWAVLAGDAFKVIDGALEAGKDTPKEMAAWLKELKGMPGLSGNLGFDAKGDRVGEFYRTYKVDATGNFVLQPK
- a CDS encoding amylo-alpha-1,6-glucosidase, translated to MRFSFDKAACQNTRRALHREWLLANERGDCSGSSILCCNTRKYHGLLIVNTPHGRHVLLSALEESVCGGDREFFFSTRQHPGTLYPNGHEYLEAFQLDQWPQSTYRVGEVSLSREVLLARDKSLLLVRYELRGPEDIPPLTLRLKPLLAYRNIHALTRANPALRADTVAMPGGFAVRPYESLPPLYIQAAGDSGKVCSRAVNAEGAATSEKCGPHAAASFVAEPDWCLNVEYFEERERGFDDSEDLFMPGTLEIALPPLPQGGYVYVAAGTEACGENLRALWETESRARTDAHLAGGGLAGQLAQAGGQFCITTPSGRSTVIAGYPWFDDWGRDTLISLPGLAFYAGREEFGLRVLAEVGRNIRNGLVPNMFSESGEHAYNTVDASLWYAFALQQVLATVPDGLAWARQHAWDALKAIIKGYRNGPGMGIFVGAEGLLHAGDAHTQLTWMDAQVNGCPVTPRHGCPVEINALWYNTLAFADSLAAAFQEPLLTGERQRAAMRDAFLRRFWTTEEGGYLGDVWRNGQLDRSVRPNQIFAVSLPHAVLADDFQPQVVECVRNRLLTPFGLRTLAPDAAAYKGRYEGNGESRDAAYHQGTVWPWLLGHYADALLHTAWDMDGAVQGLLDMVTPLFCQHLCEAGLGSISEVFDGSPPYNPGGCTAQAWSVAECLRMLKKLQKAAPDVYTQWEQRVAHCLAHPASGDKAGVCRATMTLGVSAPGSEE
- a CDS encoding glycosyltransferase family 4 protein, whose product is MRVLMFGWEFPPHISGGLGTACFGMTQALAKKGAEIIFVLPRVEGGSGQNSFLRLRGASGTPVAPQLAESMTQAGHELWASSIRCLPVESPLVPYLTPQGYAEALENLRHEPANAASTRAFAPHAGHAACKGEITFELHGGYGPDLMAEVQRYSRLAGAIAVHEQFDVIHVHDWMTYPAGMMARALTGKPLVAHIHATEYDRSGLNINEQVAGIERAGLNAADVVVAVSRLTRKTVIERYGVAPEKVVVVHNAVARHEAGRCYLVPQRIRHEKRVLFLGRVTFQKGPEYFMEAARLVLQKIPNVRFFMAGSGDMLPALIRRAGQLRMGRRFHFAGFLRGEDVDRMFALSDLYVMPSVSEPFGITPLEAMLYDVPVLLSRQSGVSEVLEHALKADFWDTRDMADKICAVLRYPCLAAELVKNCREEMKSIRWENAADQLLTIYRDVLGGH
- a CDS encoding glycoside hydrolase family 57 protein translates to MPALCLCFNIHEPYQFRRYTVFDMGQSSVYEDDDRNCETMLRAARLCYLPAAEMLLRLVRRHEGAFAVSLCVSGIALDLFEQYAPEVTESLCALAATGCVEFVAETSAHSLAFLYSREEFDRQVKAQSARIKKLFGKKPTTFMHTECVFNNDLAAALQQHGFKTALAEGADQVLGWRSPNWVYRPVSAPKMNLLLRNTALSDDMGLRFGDRAWSDWPLTADKFASWCHSLGDKADVINIYNDFHIFGLRHGQDSGIFDFMSALPEALLRDNRFRFATPGSIAGKRAPAGEVDVPQFVSWEESGHDLTSWLGNDMQKDAIHTLYSLAARVSASGDKMLLHDYERLQTADHFRHMSTKWFSGPRQDRPSPFDSPYDAYITYMNVLADFELRLEAAELAGKEHKPRRARKSNVRSGTDASV
- the glgP gene encoding alpha-glucan family phosphorylase; translated protein: MNLDNSTVTLFEVSWEVCNKVGGIYSVVSSKALQAVEQFGEDYFLLGPSLAENVGFEETDENIWDSLRLAFATKDLKCRMGRWNIPGRPKAILVDFAKRYSSNQLLYDLWKNYGVDSLSGGWDYIEPVMFATACSAVIAAIHESRVEPLEGRSVALFHEWMCGAGLLSLKKMSPGIGTVFTTHATMLGRAMAGTGRDIYSNLRSINPANEAAALNITAKWSLEGASAREADVFTTVSPITGEESTVLLGRQPDVITTNGLDMRVIPDYSIDRSRPAEHRARIVEASNRFLRCELPANTRIFAISGRYEMHNKGVDIFLDALAKLEQSLAGTDASILALCLVMGGHTGVNAAAVSGDPEANDNGLPFICTHFAWNAPQDPILNACHRLGLNNSPENRVKVIFVPAMLNGEDGFLNMPYDDVMSACDVGCFPSWYEPWGYTPQESAAWAVPTITTDLSGFGMWARTQLQEGAAAGKGVCVMPRRGMNFEQSATVLHEHLIRAATCAVDDLPQWRAEARALAEKSSWQFFFENYVRAFEIAFKKASTRINCDCGHAALARVLSTSCSATPFLRPIMAVAEVPEELSRLRDIAHNVWWCWHDKAKALFMALSPSHWESWRNPLKMLEQADPERFRDLLENEDYMNLYREVVAKFDAYMAEPIRSLSTDVTPEAPIAYFSTEYGLSESIPIYSGGLGVLSGDHLKSASDMAIPLVGVGLLYKNGYFRQDIDADGRQVAQYPVNNFGLMPISMVYDAENQPVYVQLELPGRLLFARVWKMAVGRITLYLMDTDTRRNTDEDRRITDKLYEANREVRLLQEMLLGMGGMRLLRTMRIMPSVFHMNEGHSAFMAMERLQECLSTGMNYAEATVRVRSNTVFTTHTPVPAGNESFSLELMERYFSGIAANLGLSWQQFVQLGQIEGGNSNSFEMTVLALRHSCWANGVSRLHGVVSRHMWNNLWKSLPVAETPIGHVTNGIHVPSYVGSWMHELLHQYLGSGWMQSPPGSGVWDKVDQIPDEAFWAARMHQKEALLDDLRRRIPEFIQKFHLSSDERKHMESMLKPDTLIIGFARRFAPYKRATLIFADPDRLARILSNTNRPVVLVFSGKAHPADEAGINMIQEVLRMCRDERFLGRIFFVENYSLAVSRIMAQGCDVWLNTPRRPHEASGTSGMKLPVNGGINLSISDGWWCEGYNRQNGWTIGPVVSTELPSSEQNDYADAEALYSLLENAVVPLYFERNAEGLPLEWIATAKRSLKSLTAMYSSNRMLNDYIRQFYLRAARRRNMLRDNSWEACRALAAWQNDLPARFGTVKVDELTISGVENNTMVCGEPVSVQLRMHLGEMKPQEILVQLVIGQALINGSFRDKPEILRLEPRAGENGQERMRYTASYIPTFSGHYRYGVRIMPVHPAQASPLETDNILWA